Part of the Limihaloglobus sulfuriphilus genome is shown below.
ACGGCGGGCCGCCCCCGCCGGCATTCAAAGATTATAACACATCAGTCATGGGCTGGAAAGCAAAAACTAAAACCATATAATTTTGCGTTTATCATAAATAAGTTCAAGATTGAACAGCGGGAGTTTCGCTCCGGATTATAAAATCAACACGCTGCTTGAATTGCACAAACTGCTGATCAGGATACGGTGCCGCCGCTTAAGAGCAGTGAAAAGACGAGAGTGCGGCACTCAAACGGCAAAGGAGAAGTACAGTTAATACAAGGGGTAAAAAAAGGAGGCCGCCCTGGGGGGGAAGATAGGGCGGCCTGAGTACAAGATGAAAAGGGGTCTAATTAGTGTTTCTATAGAGAAAAAAGGAGAAGAAACGAAATCGGTTCTAAAACCTGTTTCGTCTCCGTTCTCATTCGCTATTAACTGTTTTTTAAAGAGCTTTGTTTGATATATTATACGAAAAAAAGTACCAGTTGTTTAGAAAAAGTCAATTTTTTTTCGGCATTTTTCTATTTTTTGCTATCTGCTTATCATTCAAGAAGATAAATACAGTAAAAAACTGTTATATTTCTTTTTTTTCTTCATTTTTCATTTTTTGGGACGACGGAACAATGCCAATAACGAAAATATAGGCAGTTAATATCAATGCCGCTCCGGCCAAAATAAGAACGTTTCTAACGTCTTTGCGGTTGAGCCGGTGTATGATTTCAGGCACCTCGGGCATATTGGACTCGGGCAGCTCCATAATTTTAGCCAGAGCCTGCTGTGCGGCGGCTTTTTTGGCTATGTCAACCGCCGGAAACATAATCTCCTCGGTATTCTCGGGATTGAGTCCAAGCTGCGACTCATAGAGTATATTTATTACATCCTGATCTTTAGACGCCCGGCTTATAAACTGATTAAACTCAAAGAGCCGCTCCTTGATCGCGGCGATCTCGGCCTGGGTCTGCGCAAGCCTGATTTTGTTCTGGTAATAAGTCTCTATCTCCGGGGCAAGTATAGACAGAAATACCGCCATGATGCCCACGGCAATGCAGATACAGTAAAAAGTTGTCTTCAACAAAGTAGCCATATACAGAGATTATGCCTGCCAAAGCATTAAATGTCAACGCCTTTTAGCCGCGATAAAACAAGAAAAACACCGCCGAGATAAAACATCTCTGCAAAAGCCGCCTTGATGCTCATTTAAACATAAATCGGCAGCTGTCAATTACGAAGACGTCTTTATTCTTTGACGGTTATCGTATCTGATACTTTGAACAGGCTGCCGTCTGCCAGTTCTCCCGAAAGCGTTAGAACTGCCTGACCCGGCTCAACTACACCCTTTACGTCGGCTCTTTCAAATTTAACTACAAGGTCACCGCAGGCATCTGCCTTGGTATAGGTCGCGGCGATATCGTCAAGAGTCAGACTCTCACAAACAACCAGACCGTAGGGAATATTTGAATGAACAGTTACAATTGTGTCCGGACTGCTCAGCACCAGTGTCTTTGGCGAGACTGTAATGCAATAACCTTCGCCCGAACTGGCTTTGTTGGCGGCTACAAAACTCGCGGTCAACGCCATCGCGGCTAATACAGCAATAATAAGGAATGACTTTTTCATTGTAAAACTCCTTGAATTGTTAATCTTACTACACATAAGACCATATAAGTATTATACGTCCGAAATCATCAGGATGCTCAAAAATAATTATTTTCCCACAGTTGCTGTGCGATATTTATTTGCAAAACCTTTCGGCTGCTTGCCTACAAAAAAGTATCTTTATTGAATTTTAATACATTTTTGTATCTTTTTCTCCATGGTGAACATTTTTGAAGTTATACGACCTGCCTTTTTTAATGAGAAATGTCTAATATAAGAGCAGTATCTTAAATACTTTACAATTTTCATGAAGATGCCCGCAAAAAAATGGCACGGGTTTTGTATTAAGACGCCCATAAAGAATGCTCGACTTTTAAAAAGTTAATACGGCGGCTTACTTGAGAAACACACATAAACAACAACTTTTAAGGAGACAAAATGAAAAACAGAAAAACGTCTTAAATCAGAAGTCTCATACTAAACAGGAAATTTAAACCAATAAAACATTACCAAAATTTATGGAGAATAAAATGAACAAGAAAACAATCACGGCAGCGTTAATTATCACAGCAATTCTTTCACCAGCTTTAATGGCCGGGGAAAAACCTGAATTCGGCGTTGGAGCGGACTTTATGAGCAAATACATCTGGCGAGGCATCCTGGTCAATGACGACTACTCTATCCAGCCCTGGGCGGAAGTGTCATACATGGGCATCACTGCCGGCTGGTGGTCAAGCTGGGACACAACTGACTACACCGGCAACGAAAGTGAATTCATCGAGCATGACTTCTATCTGGACTACACAATGGAGGCAACAGAGGGAATCGACGTATCGCTGGGTTACATCTACTACGCGTTCCCAAGTCTGCCGGACACACAGGAAGTCTATGCCGGCGCAGCGTTTGACGTATTCCTCTCGCCCTATGTGACTGTTTATTACGACTTTGACGCGGTTAATTCCACCTACGCCACTGCCGGCATCGGATACACAGTAGATGAGGTGGCAAAGCTCTCTGATGACATTGCTGTCTCAATGGAGCTGGGGGCAAGCCTTGGCTGGGGCTCAAGCGGCTACAACAAAGACTACTGGGGCGTAACCGACAGTGAATTCAGTGATTATACGCTTTCAGCGGCGTTTCCGTTCGCGATTGGAAACTGGACGCTTACTCCAAGCGTGAATTATGTCGGGCTGATTGGCGATATAGACGATGCTTCGCCGGCGGCCTTCGGAACAAACGCCGACGGTGACTACTTCTTCACGGGAATTGGCGTATCTACAAGTTTTTAAGAATCAACGAACAGCAAAACAAGAGGTTATTATATGAAACTAATCAAATACTTACTGTTTATCCTGCTTCTGCTGGGGCCCGCCGCCCTTGCCCAGGAGCCTGCCCCGGCAGGGTATGAGGCGGCAATTGAGGCGATGAAGTCAGAGCTTCAGAACAACCTTAACATTGTATGGACATGCGTGGCGGCTTTTCTGGTATTCTTCATGCAGGCCGGTTTCGCCATGGTTGAGGCAGGTTTTACAAGAGCAAAGAATGCGGTAAACATTCTCATGAAGAACCTGATGGACTTCTCTATAGGCTCTCTGGCGTTTTTCTTTATAGGATTCGGCCTGATGTTCGGTGCCTCGAACGGCCTTTTCGGGACAACAGACTTTATGATCAGCGATGTGGTAAAAAACGGCGAAAGTGCTTCGTGGAACTACACTTTCCTTATATTTCAGACCGTATTTGCCGGCACCGCGGCGACTATCGTATCCGGCGCAATGGCAGGACGCACCAAATTCAAATCATACATAGTTTACAGCGTGCTGATCTGCTCATTCATCTATCCGATTTTCGGCTCATGGGCCTGGGGCGGACTCCACAACGGCGGCGGCTGGCTCGAGGACATCATGGGAACGGCACTGACAGACTTTGCCGGCTCGACCGTCGTCCATTCAATCGGCGGCTGGCTGGCACTTGCCGGAGCTATAGTTCTTGGCCCGCGCCTTGGCAAATACGGCCCTGACGGCAGAGCAAAGGCGATTCCAGGACACAACATAACACTGGCGGCGCTTGGCGTGTTTATCCTCTGGTTCGGCTGGTTCGGGTTCAACCCGGGCTCAACCACACTCGGTGACGGTGAGATCGGCCGCGTAGCAGTGACCACGAACCTTGCCGCAGCGACCGGAGCCATCACAGCTATGATCGTATCGTGGTTTATCGGAAAAAAACCGGATGCATCTATGTCGCTCAACGGCGGGCTGGCAGGACTTGTAGCCATAACCGCGGGATGCTACACTGTAACCCCGATGGGCTCTGTCATTATCGGCGGGCTTGCGGGCATAATTGTTGTCTTGAGCGTAATCTTTATAGATACCAAACTCAAAATCGACGACCCGGTTGGTGCGGTTTCCGTACACGGCGTATGCGGGGCGTTCGGCACCTTGATGTGCGGGCTTTTCAACGCCGAGGCATACACCTGCGGGGGCGATTCCACAGGACTGTTTTACGGCGGCGGAATCAACCAGCTGATGGTACAGATAATCGGAGTTGCCGCGGGATTTGCCTGGGCATTCATCATCGGCCTGATAATGTTCTTTGCTATAAAATCTGTCTTCGGGCTCAGAGCCTCTGCAGAGGAAGAAATCAAAGGACTCGACATTACAGAACACGGAATGGAAGCCTATGCGGGATTCCAGGTGTTCAACTCCTGATAATTAAAGCAATTATGTTTTAGCGAAAATTTTAAACAGCTATAGCTGAAAAAAAATACGGAGAATAACAAATGAAACTAATAATAGCTTACATACAGCCGCACAAGCTCGAAGAGGTAAAAAAAGCTCTCGCCGAGGCAAATGTGGCCAAGATGAGTGTGACAAACTCGCTTGGATGCGGAGCGCAGGCAGGCTACCACGAGAGCTACCGCGGCGTAGAATTTGATGTTAATCTTTTGAAAAAGATTCGACTTGAAATAGCCGTAAACGAAGAGTACGCCAAAAAGACAATAGAAACTATTGTTAATTCCGCAAAGACCGGCAATATCGGCGACGGAAAGATATTTGTATTACCTCTCGAGGAATGCATCAGGATCAGAACTGGCGAGACCGGTCATGACGCGATCGGATAATCTATAAAAACCCCAACAACGAAGACCATTGCGGAGTTTTGATTTTCTGACCACTACATTTGTAGTTCTCAAAACTCTGAGAAGGACGCTTTCGTAACTGATCGCGTCCTTCTGGTCTTTCAATTTTGTAGCTAAAACCCATTCTGCATACGTTTTTGTATTAAAATTTCAACGCATTACGTTTTAGTTAAAACTTGCATTGCTTTACAATCTAAAAAATATAAACCGGCAGCAAGAAATAAGGACTAAACGACCTAAAACGTATATCCTTATAAAACAAAAACTTACAAGAATCGCACTAAAAACAAAATATCATTCCTAAAGCATTTTTCAGACTCTTCCTTCATTGCTGTCAAATACTGGCATGTTTTGTGCAATACATCTTCATGAATTAGTTTCCCTTTAATATCAAAGTTTCAAGAAATAAAATTAGAGTTTTGAGAAAGGTCTTTAAAATGAAGGAAGGAAAACAATCCTCCGCCCGTATAGGTTTTATGCTGATAGCTTTAACAGCAATCCTGACAATGAACGGCAACGCCCTGGCAGGCGAAGAAATCCCGGGATCTGATCTCGGTTCAGTAATCCGGGGCATTGACACTCTCTGGGTGCTTCTTGGAGCGTTTCTGGTCTTCTTCATGCAGGCAGGTTTCGGCATGATTGAAGCCGGCTTTATTCGCGCAAAAAACACATGCAACATACTTACCAAAAACTTCCTTGACTTCTGCATGGCCTCAATCGGCTTTTTCATAATGGGTTACGCCATCATGTTCGGAACGGGAAACGCTTTTATGGGCTTCGAAGGATGGTTTTTGATAAACGCTGAATCGGGAGCTGATATACCAATGTTCGCATTCTGGCTTTTCCAGGCAGCATTCTGCGGTGCGGCGGCAACGATTGTAGCAGGAGGAATGGCTGAAAGGATGAAGTTTGTTGCCTACATCGTTTATTCATTCATTATCTCGGCACTTATCTATCCCATAGTAGGGCACTGGATATGGGGCGGCGGTTGGCTGGCAGGGATGGGGTTTGCCGATTTCGCCGGATCAGCTGTTGTTCACACGGTCGGAGGAGTCGCAGCTCTGGTCGGCACCTACATACTAAAACCCCGTAACGGCAAATACAGCCTCGATGGCAAACCAAACGCAATACCCGCACACAGCATCCCTCTTGCATCCCTTGGCCTTTTTATACTGTGGTTTGGCTGGTTCGGTTTTAATTCCTGTTCGAGTCTCTCTGTCGGCAATGGCGACCTTATCGCGCGTGTCGCGATTAACACTAACATAGCGGCAGCGGCCGGCGGTATCGCCGCGATCACAACGGTATGGAAGCGGTTCGGAAAACCTGACCTGTCTATGGGAATGAACGGCTCTCTTGCCGGCCTTGTTTCAATAACAGCACCGTGTGCTTTTGTTGACCCATGGGCCGCTATAGTTATCGGAGTAATCGGCGGCGTATTAGTTGTATTTGGTGTTGAACTGCTTGATAAACTGCAGATTGATGATCCGGTCGGAGCGTTCCCTGTGCACGGCATAGGCGGCATATTCGGCACACTCGCAGTAGGAATCTTTGGCAAACCTGAGCTTGGAATCGAGGGCTTTTTATACACCGGAAATCCTATGCAGCTTGGCACACAGCTGATAGGTATCATCGCAGTAGTTATATTCATTGCTTTTTCCATGGGACTGGTGTTTAAAGTCATTGACAAGACCATAGGACTAAGAGCAAGCGAAACAGAGGAGCTTCGAGGCCTGGACATTTGTGAACATGGAATGGAATCTTATGGCGGGTTCCAGATTTTCAGTTAGAATAAAGATAAAAGGACACATTACAATGAAATTAATTATAGCATATATTCAGCCTCACAGGCTTGAAAATGTAAAAAAATGCCTCGCTGAGCAAGACGTTGCAAAGATGAGTGTTACTAACTCGCTGGGATGCGGAGCTCAGGCAGGCTATCACGAAAGCTACAGGGGCGTCCAGTTCGACGTAAACCTGCTGAAAAAAGTGCGTATTGAAATAGCCGTTAACGATGAATTCGTAAAAAAGACCATAGACGCTATTATCAAAGGCGCCAAAACCGGAAACATAGGCGACGGCAAGATTTTTATCATCAACCTCGAAGAATGTATCCGCATTAGAACCGGCGAAACCGGAAACGACGCGATAGGCTGATAAATACCCTTTCCACGCTGCCCTTTAAAGGCATAAGAACTCTGCCTGAAGGCCCCTTCGCCCGAAGGGGTCTTCCCGACTTTGGCGGTTTTGATGTAGAATCTGTCTAAAATCTTTTTTGGAGTTCTGATTGCAGTTCTTTCCTGATAAGTGCTTTGTAGTGACTAAAGAAAAACTCCAGTTCTTTATTTACAAGGACTTACGTCAATTTACCGCCGAAGTCAGGATGCAGTAGGAATTAAAAGGGTGTCTGACACCCTTGTACAATCCGAACATGTCACAGACGTTTTCGGCAATTATACTTTTCAAAACACATGTAACTCATTGCAATAAAACATGTTGTATCTTAAAAGAGATCAAACCCTTTTAATTCTTCAAATTTCTTTTCTTTATACACGTATAATCCGCCTGTTAAAAGAGCATAAATCAGATACAGACTAATTGTTATCAGAAATATGATTTTAAGTTTTTTCATTTGCAGCCGCCTCCATTGTCTGGTGGAAAAACAGGAAAAACAGGGAAAAACAGGGGACAGTTACCAATTAAATTTGTATTTTTATTCTTTTTTTGCATCCTTGCCTTTCTTTTTAAGTATCTTTGGCCTGCCGACGGTAATGGCCGCAGCCGACTGCCTGCCTGCTTTTCCATTTTACTCTTAAACGAATCTGAGACAATCCTGCATTTGCGTCACAAACTCACCACTGCAATTTTAATACTTTATAAACCTATACTTAGAATACCACGCCCGCGGCCCGTGTCAATAAAAAACGCGGCAAACCGCTTCTAAAAGGGTAACTGTCCCCTATTTAACATCCTAATATACTAAGGCAGGGACTCATATTTCAAAAATACTCCAGGTTTTACTTCGTCACATCGAATTGTGCTATCAGTTAGTAGTGTACTTTTGTCTATTCCAACATCGGTAATTATCAGTTCCCAGTTTACTTGAATTATGCCGGAGGACCACCACATAGATAGAAATCTAACATTATTGTTTTCATAAATGTTGACATTACCGAATTTGACGAACTTCAAAGAAGAAGGTAAACATCCATTAAAACCGGCTGGACTGTCATTTAGACTGACTGTGTTTATCCAATTTCTTATATTATCATAATTAGCTATCTTATAACGACAGTAAAGACCAAAGAAAGTAGTTGGATTAATATATAAGACCAATGAAAACAGCAAGATTATTGAAAGTATTAGCCGCGTGATTATTATCCCGAATTTGTCTTTTCTGATACAGCTAACAACCACCATTGCAATCAATAGAATCGGGGAAGTCACAACTAATACAAAAACACTTACAAAAACAAAAGAGTACCACATAAAAACTAAAGACGGTTGAATAATAGCCAATACAAAAGGTGTCCAGATTAAAATCAGGATTAAACAAATAAAATATTGGTTGCCACCTTTCAAGAATGTTGCTTTCATATGTTTCCTCCTAAACTTTTTGCAGCCTGGGAAAACAGGGGACAGTTACCTATTAAATTTGTATTTTTATTCTTTTTATGCATCCTTGCCTTTCTTTTTAAGTATCTTTGGCCTGCCGACGGTAATGGCCGCAGCCGACTGCCTGCCTGCTTTTCCATTTTACTCTTAAACGAATCTGAGACAATCCTGCATTTGCGTCACAAACTCATCACTGCAATTCTAATACTTTTATAAACCGAAACTTAGACTGCCACGTCCGCCGGCCCGTGTCAATAAAAAACGCGCCAAATCGCTTCTAAAAGGGTAACTGTCCCTATTTATTTTTATCCCGCCGGAGAGTCCTCTTTGAGGGTAGTTACAGCACACCAGCTCACCCGAGGCTCCGTAAACGTAGTCACGGGCCCATGTTATACTGCCTGTCCCAATCTGTTCGTACTCTGCTATCACGCCGCCCATTTTATCATAGACGAACCACGTTGTCAACGAGCCAACGGTTTTCTTTATCCGCCTACCGAGCATGTCGTATGTGTAGCCTGCAACATCGCCGGAGGAATCATCTACGTCAACGACCCTGTTTTCAGCGTTAACGCCGTAGAAAAGCCCGTCATCAGCGGCATTGGTCGGGTTGCCGAGGTAATCATAGGAATACGCCGCACCGTCGCGGCTGTGATGGTGTATTTCGCAGCAATCCGAGCCGCGAATGTGAATGAGCGGTAATGACGGAATTAAAAAGGTGTCTGACACCCTTTTCTTGTATTTTTAATTTAAACCCTTCTTATTAAATACTTTACATGGATTTATAAAAGAGTAAATTCGTGAATATGATTTGCAATTGCATTTTGATAGGTACAAAGAAAAATGTTGCGAATAAATGACTTCCGTTCTCTCTTTTGACCTATGTTATGATATTTTGCTTCCCTGGTGCTTTGGCAGAATGGTTAGAAAAATTAAATTATTCTTGAACTTAAAAGTTTTAAGGATATAACCCCCCTTGTAAAAGCCGCTGATTTAAAATCTCTATGCTTGAATATTCAGGAGCAGAGATTATAATGCGGTTTGATATTTATGTATCACATTTTTTTTAAAAGCGTTGTTTATATAAATTTATACTTTTTTGTGCTGATTATGAAATATATCCCGTCTGAGAGTGCGGCGGGTTTTAATTGTTTTTGATTTACGGATAAATACTAAGTGGACGATGTTGGATGGCTATTAGTTAGCCTTGTTACAGCTTCATTCTTGTCGTTGTTTTTTTCTGTTGTAAGTTTTGCGCTTGCGACATATTCTTCGCTTAAACTTAATGAGGCGTTTCGTGTAAAGAACAGGGAAGATGAGTTTCTGGAGTTTTCCGAGCGGGCACCAAACTACCTCTTTGTAATGTTCTCGCTGGGAATCATCTTTAATATAATTACGATCCTTTGTGTGGATATGCTTTTTGGCGGCATATCCGATGCAATGCTAAAGAGCGTACTTGTAATTGTCATTTCGTTTTTGATTTTGTTTAATTTCTCACTGGCAATAGCCTATCCCGTCAGCAAATACGTCGGCGAGAGGATGCTTGTACGGATAACCCCCCTTGTAAAAACAATTTACATCATCTTCTGGCCTCCTGTTATCGGAGTTATGCAGGTTTATGACCTGTTTATAAAACGGCTCAGCGGCCATATCGAACAGAGCCACGAAGAGGCGCATGAAGAAAAACAGGATGAACTTCTTAATGTGGTTGAGCAAAGCCGGATGGACGGCGTTGTTGACGCCGAGGAGCTGGCGATGATCGAGAATGTGCTTGACCTGACCGAGGCAACCGCCGCCGAGATTATAACCCCCAGAACCGAGCTTGTGGCAATCGATATAGAAAGCGACCGCGACTCTATCGTCGATACCGTTATAAAGGCCGGCCACTCGCGGCTGCCTGTCTATAAAAAGACTATCGACCACATTGTCGGGCTGCTCTACGCCAAGGACCTCCTGTGCGAGATCGCCCGCGGTGATGATAATTTCAATATAAAAAATATCATGCGAAAAGCGTATTTTGTGCCCGAATCAAAACCCCTTCGCGACCTCCTTCACGATTTCCAGGACGCCAAACAGCATATCGCCGTCGTGCTGGATGAATACGGCGGCACAGCGGGTATCGTAACAATTGAAGATATCCTCGAGGAGCTTGTCGGCGAGATTCGCGATGAATACGAGAAAAAGCCGCCGGTAAGTTTCCGCCTCAGCGCAGAGGATGTCGCGGAGATGGATGGCAAGGTATATATAGACGACCTCAACGCCGATTTCAAAATCAAACTGCCCGAGGACGAGGATTATGAGACTGTCGGCGGTTTTGTATTCTCACACCTGGGCTATATACCCAATTCCGGCGAGAGTTTTATGTACGGCAATCTCAAGTTTACGGTAATATCGGCGACTGAGCGGCAGATAAAACGCCTTCGCATTGAAAAAATGCAGATAACAGAAGAAGAGAAGATCTAAAATGCAGCTCAAGGATACAGGCCTCTGCATACGCAAGATGGACTACTCCGAGACTTCGCAGATATTAACCTTTTTCACACGCGGCGCAGGTGTTATTGGCGGCATTGCCAAGGGCTCGCGGCGTAATAAATCCGCTTTTGGCGGGGCTGTAGAGCTGTTTGCCGCCGGCGAAATTATTTATATCCCATCAAAAAGCGGCGGGCTGGCGACAATAACCGATTTTGCTCCCAAGCCGCTGTTCAGCACAGCCCGCACCAGCAGCACCGGACTTAACGGGGCGTATTTTGCCGCGGAGATGCTTGCCGCGTTTATCTCGAACAACGACCCTCACCCGCAGCTCTTTGACAGGGTGATGCGCTTTCTGGTCAATATTCAGCAGAACAAAACCCCGGAAGCGGTCCTGCGTCTGCTGATACGGTTTCAGATGAACCTGCTAAAAGATGTAGGGCTGGGCCTGGATATCGGCAGATGCGCGAATTGTTCGGCTGCTTTTGATAAAATTATGCAGCCGCAATCACCAGCCGCTGAAGGCCAAAGTAGTAATAATTTTACGGCGAACCCCTCGGGTATATACTTTGCCAGCGACGCCGGCGGCATGGTATGCAGAGACTGTGAACAGGCGTTTGTAAACAAGATACCGGTTTCCAGGACGTGTTTTTCTCTGCTGCGAAATGAATCAGAGCTTGATACGGCACCGCTGCGGCCGCTGCTTGAGGCTCAGCGGCTGATAATCAACCACATAACCCACATCCGCAACAAGCCGCCCCGCTCCGCCGCGTTTTTCCTTGATTTTAAAATTCGATAAAGACTTGCCCTGTATCACCTGTGCTGAATTGGGGACAGCAGCCCTCTCACGCTCGCCTGGGAAGGTGAAAACCTCCGATATGGATAAAAATTCCCGGCAGGGTGCCGGCGATCAGCAGTGCCCGCTGGGCAAAAGCTATCATAAGACCCTGCTCAATAGAGACTTCCGGCAGTGCCGCGAACATAGCCGTTACACTGCCCTCCATCAGGCCGATCCCGCCCGGACTGACCGGAACACTCGAGGCGAACCACGATAGCGGCAGAATCACATAATAATATTTGACAGGAGCCTCAACTCCGAGAGCCTTGCCAACGATGTAAACCCCCGTGATGCAGGTTATCTGTGCCGCGGCGGAGAAAAAAAGAGCACCGCAAAGATAGGCTCGTTTGTTTGCGTATATCTTTACCGCTGCCGCAATCCGGTGAAAATACTCCTTTATAAGCGATAGACCGGATTTTATGTGGCCTCGGGAGAAAAACGCCGCCGCTGCAAGAGCCGCCGCGAGTGCCAGAGCGATAAAAACAGCCGTTCTGCCGCTCAGTGCTTCTTGCAAGCCGCTTACAGTAATTTTTTCATTGGAATAGCCCAGTTCAAATACTTCACGATTTACCAGCAGCATACCGCCTATGCAGAAGAAAATCAACACAGCCACGCCTGCCAAACGGTCAACTACAATCGAAAAAACGGACTCAACCTTCTTTTCTGAATATTCGGTTACATACCACGCCCTCAAGAGGTCTCCGCCGAGACTGCTGAACAGAATATTGTTGTAAAACAGTCCTAAATACTCGATGGCAAATACTTTAGACGTTGGTATTATTATGTCCTGCGCACGCAGAAGTACCTGCCACCGCGCCGCGAGAAACAACCCCTGAACCAGATAGAGCAGCAGCGAAAGTAAAATCACCGTAAGACTAAGCTGCGATGTGAGCTCTGCAACCCTTTCAAAATCGGTCATCAATAACAGAGCGGCTATAACGGCTATGCCGACGGCAAACCGCAGAATAGTCAACACTTGCGCCTTGATTTTTTTATTCATCAGCGTATTATTGTGTAAATAGCTCATAAAAACAAAGAAAAAACGAGAACTAAATGGCAATATCAAATAATAACACGGAAAATATTGAGAACGGCCTTGATTTTCAGCCGCGATTCAACGCTGACGGCCTGATAACCGCTATCAGCCAGGAAGCCGATACCGGCGAGATTCTCATGGTTGCCTTTATGAACCAACAGGCTCTTGATGAGACGATAAAGACCGGAAATGCGGTGTTTTACAGCAGAAGCCGCAAGAAACTCTGGCGAAAGGGTGAACAGAGCGGCCACTTCCAGAAAGTGCTCGATATACTCGTTGACTGTGACCAGGATTGTTTGATACTCAAAGTCGAGGTTGATCAGGGCCAGTGCCATGTAGGCTACAAATCCTGTTTTTACAGAACTTTGGATAAAAACGACCCCAAGAAGCTCAGATTCAACGCAGAAAAGGTGTACGATCCGAAAGAGGCCTACGGCAAATAATAGCAGAACCCACTGCGGCTGTTTCAGGCGGTTAAGATTTTTGTATAAGATGTTTATAATCCGGCGGATAAACGCAGGCTTTGGCAGGTTATATAAAGCGGCGTATTGTCTTGAAACAACGGAAAAAGCCGGCAGGATATTTATTTACATTATTTTTTGCAGCATTCGGCGTTTTGAGAAAATTCGTGAATTTTCTCTACGGGGGCAATTTTTGCAGTGTAAATGCAGTCTTGTCATCTCTTTTTTTTAAAAACTCTGAATAGAATTAAACCTATATCGTTAATAATTATAGACTTAGAGATATTTAAAGTAATATTATTTTAAATTAATTGTAATTAAGAAATCTAAATTGTATAATTATCTGCCATGAATTTACAATTGATAATTATTTTAGAAGGAATGAAAAATG
Proteins encoded:
- the hisI gene encoding phosphoribosyl-AMP cyclohydrolase — its product is MAISNNNTENIENGLDFQPRFNADGLITAISQEADTGEILMVAFMNQQALDETIKTGNAVFYSRSRKKLWRKGEQSGHFQKVLDILVDCDQDCLILKVEVDQGQCHVGYKSCFYRTLDKNDPKKLRFNAEKVYDPKEAYGK